One segment of Anomalospiza imberbis isolate Cuckoo-Finch-1a 21T00152 chromosome 2, ASM3175350v1, whole genome shotgun sequence DNA contains the following:
- the CSTA gene encoding cystatin-A → MLCGGPSAARPATDETQRIAEQVKSQLEEKEGKTFDVFTAVEFKTQLVAGTNYFIKVHVGNEEFMHLRVFKSLPHENEQLSLHSYQGSKTKHDELAYF, encoded by the exons ATGTTGTGCGGGGGTCCCtcggcggcccggcccgccaCCGACGAGACGCAGCGGATCGCAGAGCAG GTAAAATCTCagctagaagaaaaagaagggaagacCTTTGACGTCTTCACTGCAGTGGAGTTTAAAACTCAGTTGGTTGCTGGAACAAACTACTTCATCAAG GTCCATGTTGGGAATGAGGAGTTCATGCACCTGCGGGTGTTCAAGAGCCTGCCCCACGAGAATGAGCAGCTGAGCCTCCACAGTTACCAGGGCAGCAAGACAAAGCATGATGAACTGGCTTATTTCTAG